ACAATTTGCTGAAGGCTTAGGTTTTACAAAACAGGCCATGAATATTACGATTTGGGGAAATGTATTGAACGTAATCATAGCAGTCATTCTTGTAAAGGGTATGTTCGGTATTGAACCTATGGGGGTAAGAGGTGTTGGTATTGCCACACTGATTGACCGTATTGTGATGATGGCAGTGATGGCATGGTATGTATTGAATTCTGTGAATTTCAAAAGGTATATCCAACATTTTTCTGTTAAGTTCATCGATTTTGATAGCGTAAAAAAAATATTGAAGATCGGTGCTCCCGTAGCTATGCAATATGTATTTTGAGATTGGGGCATTCGCAGGTGCAGCATTGATTGCTGGAAAGATTGGCGCCATTGAACAAGCAGCACACCAAACTGCGATTACTCTTGCTGCAATGACCTATATGATGGCAAGTGGGATTGCTTCTGCTGCAACCATCAAAGTAGGAAATGCCTATGGCAACAAAAACTTCTTTAGACTTCAAAAGTTTGCTACCGTATCCTACCATCTTGTACTGGTATTTATGATAATTTGTGCGATTATATTTGCTGTCTTCAATCAATATTTACCATACATAATTACCAAGGATAAAGAAGTAATTGTGATGGCTGCCCAGTTGTTAATCATTGCTGGGATGTTTCAATTGTTTGATGGAACTCAAGTCGTGGGGTTGGGAACTTTGAGAGGAATGGGTGATGTGAATATCCCTACCTTTATTACGTTCTTTGCTTATTGGGTAGTGGGATTACCGATTGCTTATGTATTGGGCATTACGCTGAACATAGGGGTCAAAGGAATCTGGTATGGACTAACCTTAGGACTTTTAACCTCATCCATTCTTCTATATTTTAGATATCGTTATATGGTTCAAAAGAAATTACCTAGAAACCAAGTTTTGGTTCAGGGGTAATAAAAAAGAAAACGGCTTAGGAAATCCTAAGCCGTTTTTCTTTTTTATCTTGAATTATATAACTCTTTCAGAGTCCCAATTTTCTAAATAATCTGCTACTCTACGGATGAATTGTCCTCCAAGTGCTCCATCAATTACACGATGGTCATAAGACATAGAAATATACATCATGTGTCTAACAGCAATTACATCACCGAATTCTGTTTCCAAAACTGCAGGTTTCTTCTTAATAGTACCAACTGCTAAAATTGCAGCTTGAGGTTGATTAATAATCGGCATCCCGAATATGTTTCCAAAGGCTCCAATATTAGTAAAGGTGAAGGTTCCTCCTTGGGTATCATCAGGTTTCAATTTATTTCCCCTAGAACGATTAGCTAAATCATTCACAGATCTTGAAATCCCTGTTAAGCTCAATTGATCTACATTCTTGATGACTGGAACTATCAGATTTCCTGATGGCAATGCTGTGGCCATCCCTATATTAATGTTTTTCTTGCGAATAATATTGTAGCCGTCTACCGAAACATTAACCATTGGAAAGTCTTTAATAGCTTTGGCTATTGCTTCAATGAAAAGTGGTGTAAAAGTTATGTTTTCACCTTCAGATTTCTTATAAGCATCCTTTACTTTATTTCTCCAATTCACCAGGTTCGTAACATCGGCTTCAACTACAGAAAAAACATGTGGCGAAGTTTTAACACTGTTGACCATGTGGTCAGCAATTAATCTACGCATACGGTCCATTTCAATAATCTCAGAATCGCCATTGCTGCTCTTTACTACTTGAGCAGGCGGAGTCTGTATAGCTTCTTGTTTTTCAACCTTAGGTTGATGAATTTCCTCTTCGACTGGAGATGCAGGCTTAGGAATTTGAACACCTTTGTTTTTTTCAAGGAAATTCAGAACATCCTGTTTCGTTACTCTGCCTTCCCCACCGGTCCCAGGAATGCTATCCAACTCTTGTTGGGATATACCTTCTTGTTGAGCAATATTTCTCACCAATGGAGAATAGAATCGTAGACCTGAATTGATTTGTTGATGATTCTCTTGGAAAGATGGTCTTTCGGCAACCTGATCAATTCCTGGAATTTGTTCTTCAGAAGATTGAACAGATTCTTGTGTACTTTCTTCTGATATATTTCCCTCAGCTGCTGGTTCTGAATGATTGTTTTCAGCTTCATTTTCAACATGCTCCTCGTGTTGAGGGGCTTGTTCTTGATGGTCAGCTTCAGGACCGTCAACCTCGATCAATGCGATGACATCACCAACTTGTACTACTTGATTTTCTTCGAACAATCTTTCTTTAAGAATACCAGAAACTGGCGATGGGACTTCAGAATCGACCTTATCGGTAGCAAGTTCAACCACCGCATCATCTTCATCGATTTGATCTCCAACCTGCTTTACCCATTTGGTCAATGTCGCTTCTGACACGCTCTCTCCCATCTTGGGTAACAATAGTTTATATATAGCCATCTATAATTATTTGGATTGTTAGATTACTAAGTTAAATATTTATACTTACTTGACAAGTGAACAAAATTAAATATTTTGCAGGATATACTGAACAAAATAACATTCT
The Sphingobacterium daejeonense genome window above contains:
- a CDS encoding dihydrolipoamide acetyltransferase family protein, which codes for MAIYKLLLPKMGESVSEATLTKWVKQVGDQIDEDDAVVELATDKVDSEVPSPVSGILKERLFEENQVVQVGDVIALIEVDGPEADHQEQAPQHEEHVENEAENNHSEPAAEGNISEESTQESVQSSEEQIPGIDQVAERPSFQENHQQINSGLRFYSPLVRNIAQQEGISQQELDSIPGTGGEGRVTKQDVLNFLEKNKGVQIPKPASPVEEEIHQPKVEKQEAIQTPPAQVVKSSNGDSEIIEMDRMRRLIADHMVNSVKTSPHVFSVVEADVTNLVNWRNKVKDAYKKSEGENITFTPLFIEAIAKAIKDFPMVNVSVDGYNIIRKKNINIGMATALPSGNLIVPVIKNVDQLSLTGISRSVNDLANRSRGNKLKPDDTQGGTFTFTNIGAFGNIFGMPIINQPQAAILAVGTIKKKPAVLETEFGDVIAVRHMMYISMSYDHRVIDGALGGQFIRRVADYLENWDSERVI
- a CDS encoding MATE family efflux transporter; this translates as MYFEIGAFAGAALIAGKIGAIEQAAHQTAITLAAMTYMMASGIASAATIKVGNAYGNKNFFRLQKFATVSYHLVLVFMIICAIIFAVFNQYLPYIITKDKEVIVMAAQLLIIAGMFQLFDGTQVVGLGTLRGMGDVNIPTFITFFAYWVVGLPIAYVLGITLNIGVKGIWYGLTLGLLTSSILLYFRYRYMVQKKLPRNQVLVQG